In a single window of the Prochlorococcus marinus CUG1415 genome:
- the murA gene encoding UDP-N-acetylglucosamine 1-carboxyvinyltransferase, with product MICVSKKKSYLKYQNLKIFGQGNLHGKVEISGAKNSALVLLASSLLTNERIILENVPRLTDIEKMGNILKSLGVKLIQKNNRLEIDPKNISIKELPYELVNGLRASFFCIGALLSKYGEAKVPLPGGCNIGSRPIDEHINGLQALGAEIIIEEGIVKARIKDETNKLHGSHIKLKCPSVGATETLIMAASLAEGRTTIENAAREPEIQDLCQMLNKMGAKIYDSGKEKIIIDGVNNLCGCTHKVIPDRIEAGTFLIAAAATSSSITVSPVIPNHLEAVTNKLQESGSKITIKGNSITIKGKEIKGVDIETAPFPGFPTDLQAPFTTLMSIANGESKITETIFENRMNHVHLLNKMGANIKLNENIAHIKGVKKIKGMDLVGSDLRTSAALIIAGIIAEGTSKIYGLEHLDRGYENFESKLKILGIKINREFNKKALKNKEFKMNSDPADIPRYKAA from the coding sequence CGTAAGCAAAAAGAAGTCATATCTTAAATATCAAAATTTAAAGATTTTTGGCCAAGGTAACTTACATGGAAAAGTTGAAATAAGTGGCGCTAAGAATTCTGCCTTAGTTTTATTAGCCTCATCACTGCTAACTAATGAAAGAATAATTCTTGAGAATGTTCCTCGTCTAACTGATATTGAAAAAATGGGGAATATCCTAAAGAGTTTAGGTGTTAAATTAATACAAAAAAACAATCGATTAGAGATAGATCCTAAAAATATTTCTATTAAAGAACTTCCATATGAACTTGTTAATGGATTAAGAGCTAGTTTCTTTTGTATAGGTGCATTATTAAGTAAATATGGAGAGGCTAAAGTCCCCTTACCTGGAGGTTGCAATATTGGTTCAAGGCCCATAGATGAGCACATAAATGGACTTCAAGCCTTAGGAGCGGAAATTATTATTGAAGAAGGAATTGTCAAAGCAAGAATAAAGGACGAGACTAATAAACTACATGGTTCACATATCAAATTAAAGTGCCCAAGCGTAGGAGCAACTGAAACTTTAATAATGGCAGCATCATTAGCGGAAGGAAGAACCACGATTGAGAATGCTGCAAGAGAACCTGAAATTCAGGATTTATGCCAAATGCTAAATAAAATGGGTGCAAAAATTTACGACTCGGGCAAAGAAAAAATAATTATTGATGGTGTTAATAATCTGTGTGGTTGTACTCATAAAGTAATTCCGGATCGAATAGAAGCTGGCACTTTTTTAATAGCTGCTGCAGCGACTTCCTCTTCGATAACAGTTTCTCCTGTAATTCCTAATCATCTTGAAGCTGTCACGAATAAGCTTCAAGAAAGTGGAAGTAAAATTACGATTAAAGGTAATTCAATTACAATCAAGGGTAAAGAGATTAAAGGGGTAGATATTGAAACAGCTCCTTTCCCAGGATTTCCAACTGATTTGCAAGCACCATTTACAACTTTAATGTCAATCGCAAATGGCGAATCAAAGATAACTGAAACAATTTTCGAAAACAGAATGAACCATGTTCATTTACTCAATAAAATGGGGGCAAATATAAAATTAAATGAAAATATAGCCCATATCAAAGGTGTTAAAAAAATTAAGGGAATGGATCTAGTTGGATCTGATTTGAGGACTTCAGCCGCATTAATAATTGCTGGGATTATAGCTGAAGGCACTAGTAAAATCTATGGTTTAGAACACTTGGATAGAGGGTATGAAAATTTTGAATCAAAACTAAAAATATTGGGTATAAAAATAAATAG